From Equus asinus isolate D_3611 breed Donkey chromosome 14, EquAss-T2T_v2, whole genome shotgun sequence, one genomic window encodes:
- the LOC106825988 gene encoding transcriptional repressor RHIT-like isoform X4 has translation MSADGRGIRATQDKKKAQELPGPRHLCQEMLSEAEEVVPLGATRESPHIKMEPEEQHPEVVLQEDGTQGARGSVPLSLGSKEKALFLPGGALPSPQIPVLSREGRTRDRQMAAALLTAWSQMPVTFEDVALYLSREEWGRLDHTQQSFYRDVLQKRNGLSLGFPFGRPVWASQVQGKGEASSSCRQTDEEEKRGAIEVGKEEPAPSLAALRDVKALRTRAGRAQGDILQCRRQAANSQSPGPAKNDGQPGPPEERQPKPAPPDTSLLKAQKGHLPEKPKEGETGAPENSEESLPADGDTSKKTYKCEQCGKGFSWHSHLVTHRRTHTGEKPYACTDCGKRFGRSSHLIQHQIIHTGEKPYTCPSCWKSFSHHSTLIQHQRIHTGEKPYVCDRCAKRFTRRSDLVTHQGTHTGAKPHKCPICSKCFTQSSALVTHQRTHTGVKPYPCPECGKCFSQRSNLIAHNRTHTGEKPYHCLDCGKSFSHSSHLTAHQRTHRGVRPYSCPLCGKSFSRRSNLHRHEKIHTTGPKALAMLMLGAAGALAAPSPAPT, from the exons ATGTCTGCAGATGGCAGAGGCATCCGGGCTACCCAGGACAAGAAGAAGGCCCAAGAG CTTCCAGGTCCTAGGCATCTTTGTCAAGAAATGCTTTCTGAGGCAGAGGAGGTGGTGCCTTTGGGAGCCACTCGAGAGTCACCCCACATCAAGATGGAGCCAGAAGAGCAGCACCCCGAGGTGGTGTTGCAGGAGGACGGGACTCAAGGAGCTCGGGGCTCGGTGCCCCTAAGCCTAGGCTCTAAGGAGAAAGCTCTTTTCCTGCCTGGCGGAG ccctcccctccccccagatcCCTGTGCTTTCCCGTGAGGGGAGGACCAGAGACCGGCAGATGGCTGCGGCGCTCCTCACCGCCTGGTCCCAG ATGCCAGTGACCTTTGAGGATGTGGCTCTGTACCTCTCCCGGGAGGAGTGGGGGCGGCTGGACCACACGCAGCAGAGCTTCTACAGGGATGTCCTGCAGAAGAGGAACGGGCTGTCCTTGG GGTTTCCCTTCGGCAGACCTGTCTGGGCCTCCCAAGTGCAGGGCAAGGGCGAGGCCTCGAGCTCGTGCCGGCAGACagatgaggaggagaagagag GAGCCattgaggtggggaaggaggagccagCTCCATCCCTGGCAGCCCTCAGGGATGTGAAGGCCCTCAGGACCAGGGCAGGGAGAGCCCAGGGAGACATCCTTCAGTGCAGGCGGCAAGCAGCTAACAGCCAGAGCCCAGGGCCAGCCAAAAATGACGGGCAGCCAGGCCCCCCAGAGGAGAGACAGCCAAAACCAGCCCCACCTGACACCAGCCTCCTGAAGGCCCAGAAGGGCCACCTCCCAGAGAAACCCAAAGAAGGGGAGACAGGTGCCCCCGAGAACAGCGAGGAGAGCCTGCCCGCCGATGGCGACACCAGCAAGAAGACCTACAAGTGTGAGCAATGTGGCAAGGGCTTCAGCTGGCACTCGCACCTGGTGACGCACCGGCGCACGCACACGGGCGAGAAGCCCTACGCCTGCACGGACTGCGGCAAGCGCTTCGGCCGCAGCTCGCACCTCATCCAGCACCAGATCATCCACACGGGTGAGAAGCCCTACACCTGCCCCTCCTGCTGGAAGAGCTTCAGCCACCACTCGACACTGATCCAGCACCAGCGCATCCACACAGGCGAGAAGCCCTACGTGTGCGACCGCTGTGCCAAGCGCTTCACCCGCCGCTCGGACCTGGTCACCCACCAGGGCACCCACACGGGCGCCAAGCCCCACAAGTGCCCCATCTGCAGCAAGTGCTTCACGCAGAGCTCGGCCCTGGTCACCCACCAGCGCACCCACACCGGGGTCAAGCCCTACCCGTGCCCCGAGTGCGGCAAGTGCTTCAGCCAGCGCTCCAACCTCATTGCCCACAACCGCACGCACACAGGCGAGAAGCCCTACCACTGCCTCGACTGCGGCAAGAGCTTCAGCCACAGCTCGCACCTCACTGCCCACCAGCGCACCCACCGTGGCGTCCGGCCCTACTCCTGCCCCCTCTGCGGCAAGAGCTTCAGCCGGCGCTCCAACCTGCACCGGCACGAGAAGATCCACACCACTGGGCCTAAGGCCCTGGCCATGCTGATGCTGGGGGCTGCGGGTGCTCTGGCGGCCCCCTCACCTGCTCCCACctag
- the LOC106825988 gene encoding transcriptional repressor RHIT-like isoform X2, whose translation MGNGIWEGLPVVPNPSLHPAPRARAGCGDSLPRGGDPTTRGSWLGAGGGLANKRVLCLLGLREKMSADGRGIRATQDKKKAQELPGPRHLCQEMLSEAEEVVPLGATRESPHIKMEPEEQHPEVVLQEDGTQGARGSVPLSLGSKEKALFLPGGALPSPQIPVLSREGRTRDRQMAAALLTAWSQMPVTFEDVALYLSREEWGRLDHTQQSFYRDVLQKRNGLSLGFPFGRPVWASQVQGKGEASSSCRQTDEEEKRGAIEVGKEEPAPSLAALRDVKALRTRAGRAQGDILQCRRQAANSQSPGPAKNDGQPGPPEERQPKPAPPDTSLLKAQKGHLPEKPKEGETGAPENSEESLPADGDTSKKTYKCEQCGKGFSWHSHLVTHRRTHTGEKPYACTDCGKRFGRSSHLIQHQIIHTGEKPYTCPSCWKSFSHHSTLIQHQRIHTGEKPYVCDRCAKRFTRRSDLVTHQGTHTGAKPHKCPICSKCFTQSSALVTHQRTHTGVKPYPCPECGKCFSQRSNLIAHNRTHTGEKPYHCLDCGKSFSHSSHLTAHQRTHRGVRPYSCPLCGKSFSRRSNLHRHEKIHTTGPKALAMLMLGAAGALAAPSPAPT comes from the exons ATGGGGAACGGGATCTGGGAGGGACTTCCTGTTGTCCCTAATCCCAGTCTCCACCCGGCTCCCCGCGCCCGTGCAGGCTGTGGAGACTCCCTTCCCCGGGGAGGGGACCCCACTACCCGAG gctcctggctgggagctggagggggcTTGGCCAACAAGAGGGTGCTGTGCCTTCTAGGTCTGAGAGAGAAAATGTCTGCAGATGGCAGAGGCATCCGGGCTACCCAGGACAAGAAGAAGGCCCAAGAG CTTCCAGGTCCTAGGCATCTTTGTCAAGAAATGCTTTCTGAGGCAGAGGAGGTGGTGCCTTTGGGAGCCACTCGAGAGTCACCCCACATCAAGATGGAGCCAGAAGAGCAGCACCCCGAGGTGGTGTTGCAGGAGGACGGGACTCAAGGAGCTCGGGGCTCGGTGCCCCTAAGCCTAGGCTCTAAGGAGAAAGCTCTTTTCCTGCCTGGCGGAG ccctcccctccccccagatcCCTGTGCTTTCCCGTGAGGGGAGGACCAGAGACCGGCAGATGGCTGCGGCGCTCCTCACCGCCTGGTCCCAG ATGCCAGTGACCTTTGAGGATGTGGCTCTGTACCTCTCCCGGGAGGAGTGGGGGCGGCTGGACCACACGCAGCAGAGCTTCTACAGGGATGTCCTGCAGAAGAGGAACGGGCTGTCCTTGG GGTTTCCCTTCGGCAGACCTGTCTGGGCCTCCCAAGTGCAGGGCAAGGGCGAGGCCTCGAGCTCGTGCCGGCAGACagatgaggaggagaagagag GAGCCattgaggtggggaaggaggagccagCTCCATCCCTGGCAGCCCTCAGGGATGTGAAGGCCCTCAGGACCAGGGCAGGGAGAGCCCAGGGAGACATCCTTCAGTGCAGGCGGCAAGCAGCTAACAGCCAGAGCCCAGGGCCAGCCAAAAATGACGGGCAGCCAGGCCCCCCAGAGGAGAGACAGCCAAAACCAGCCCCACCTGACACCAGCCTCCTGAAGGCCCAGAAGGGCCACCTCCCAGAGAAACCCAAAGAAGGGGAGACAGGTGCCCCCGAGAACAGCGAGGAGAGCCTGCCCGCCGATGGCGACACCAGCAAGAAGACCTACAAGTGTGAGCAATGTGGCAAGGGCTTCAGCTGGCACTCGCACCTGGTGACGCACCGGCGCACGCACACGGGCGAGAAGCCCTACGCCTGCACGGACTGCGGCAAGCGCTTCGGCCGCAGCTCGCACCTCATCCAGCACCAGATCATCCACACGGGTGAGAAGCCCTACACCTGCCCCTCCTGCTGGAAGAGCTTCAGCCACCACTCGACACTGATCCAGCACCAGCGCATCCACACAGGCGAGAAGCCCTACGTGTGCGACCGCTGTGCCAAGCGCTTCACCCGCCGCTCGGACCTGGTCACCCACCAGGGCACCCACACGGGCGCCAAGCCCCACAAGTGCCCCATCTGCAGCAAGTGCTTCACGCAGAGCTCGGCCCTGGTCACCCACCAGCGCACCCACACCGGGGTCAAGCCCTACCCGTGCCCCGAGTGCGGCAAGTGCTTCAGCCAGCGCTCCAACCTCATTGCCCACAACCGCACGCACACAGGCGAGAAGCCCTACCACTGCCTCGACTGCGGCAAGAGCTTCAGCCACAGCTCGCACCTCACTGCCCACCAGCGCACCCACCGTGGCGTCCGGCCCTACTCCTGCCCCCTCTGCGGCAAGAGCTTCAGCCGGCGCTCCAACCTGCACCGGCACGAGAAGATCCACACCACTGGGCCTAAGGCCCTGGCCATGCTGATGCTGGGGGCTGCGGGTGCTCTGGCGGCCCCCTCACCTGCTCCCACctag
- the LOC106825988 gene encoding transcriptional repressor RHIT-like isoform X7, protein MGNGIWEGLPVVPNPSLHPAPRARAGCGDSLPRGGDPTTRGSWLGAGGGLANKRVLCLLGLREKMSADGRGIRATQDKKKAQELPGPRHLCQEMLSEAEEVVPLGATRESPHIKMEPEEQHPEVVLQEDGTQGARGSVPLSLGSKEKALFLPGGALPSPQIPVLSREGRTRDRQMAAALLTAWSQKSHPCVAVPPHHQTRGQASLRAMPVTFEDVALYLSREEWGRLDHTQQSFYRDVLQKRNGLSLGFPFGRPVWASQVQGKGEASSSCRQTDEEEKRGAIEVGKEEPAPSLAALRDVKALRTRAGRAQGDILQCRRQAANSQSPGPAKNDGQPGPPEERQPKPAPPDTSLLKAQKGHLPEKPKEGETGAPENSEESLPADGDTSKKTYKCEQCGKGFSWHSHLVTHRRTHTGEKPYACTDCGKRFGRSSHLIQHQIIHTGEKPYTCPSCWKSFSHHSTLIQHQRIHTGEKPYVCDRCAKRFTRRSDLVTHQGTHTGAKPHKCPICSKCFTQSSALVTHQRTHTGVKPYPCPECGKCFSQRSNLIAHNRTHTGEKPYHCLDCGKSFSHSSHLTAHQRTHRGVRPYSCPLCGKSFSRRSNLHRHEKIHTTGPKPHSCGQCGKRFRWGSDLARHQRTHTGEKPHKCQECEKSFRSSSDLVRHQGVHTGQKPFSCSECGKSFSRSAYLADHQRIHTGEKPFGCSDCGKSFSLRSYLLDHRRVHTGERPFGCGECDKSFKQRAHLIAHQSLHAKMAQPVGGSTAHRVQRWP, encoded by the exons ATGGGGAACGGGATCTGGGAGGGACTTCCTGTTGTCCCTAATCCCAGTCTCCACCCGGCTCCCCGCGCCCGTGCAGGCTGTGGAGACTCCCTTCCCCGGGGAGGGGACCCCACTACCCGAG gctcctggctgggagctggagggggcTTGGCCAACAAGAGGGTGCTGTGCCTTCTAGGTCTGAGAGAGAAAATGTCTGCAGATGGCAGAGGCATCCGGGCTACCCAGGACAAGAAGAAGGCCCAAGAG CTTCCAGGTCCTAGGCATCTTTGTCAAGAAATGCTTTCTGAGGCAGAGGAGGTGGTGCCTTTGGGAGCCACTCGAGAGTCACCCCACATCAAGATGGAGCCAGAAGAGCAGCACCCCGAGGTGGTGTTGCAGGAGGACGGGACTCAAGGAGCTCGGGGCTCGGTGCCCCTAAGCCTAGGCTCTAAGGAGAAAGCTCTTTTCCTGCCTGGCGGAG ccctcccctccccccagatcCCTGTGCTTTCCCGTGAGGGGAGGACCAGAGACCGGCAGATGGCTGCGGCGCTCCTCACCGCCTGGTCCCAG AAAAGCCATCCTTGTGTGGCTGTCCCGCCTCACCATCAGACCCGAGGGCAGGCATCACTCAGGGCG ATGCCAGTGACCTTTGAGGATGTGGCTCTGTACCTCTCCCGGGAGGAGTGGGGGCGGCTGGACCACACGCAGCAGAGCTTCTACAGGGATGTCCTGCAGAAGAGGAACGGGCTGTCCTTGG GGTTTCCCTTCGGCAGACCTGTCTGGGCCTCCCAAGTGCAGGGCAAGGGCGAGGCCTCGAGCTCGTGCCGGCAGACagatgaggaggagaagagag GAGCCattgaggtggggaaggaggagccagCTCCATCCCTGGCAGCCCTCAGGGATGTGAAGGCCCTCAGGACCAGGGCAGGGAGAGCCCAGGGAGACATCCTTCAGTGCAGGCGGCAAGCAGCTAACAGCCAGAGCCCAGGGCCAGCCAAAAATGACGGGCAGCCAGGCCCCCCAGAGGAGAGACAGCCAAAACCAGCCCCACCTGACACCAGCCTCCTGAAGGCCCAGAAGGGCCACCTCCCAGAGAAACCCAAAGAAGGGGAGACAGGTGCCCCCGAGAACAGCGAGGAGAGCCTGCCCGCCGATGGCGACACCAGCAAGAAGACCTACAAGTGTGAGCAATGTGGCAAGGGCTTCAGCTGGCACTCGCACCTGGTGACGCACCGGCGCACGCACACGGGCGAGAAGCCCTACGCCTGCACGGACTGCGGCAAGCGCTTCGGCCGCAGCTCGCACCTCATCCAGCACCAGATCATCCACACGGGTGAGAAGCCCTACACCTGCCCCTCCTGCTGGAAGAGCTTCAGCCACCACTCGACACTGATCCAGCACCAGCGCATCCACACAGGCGAGAAGCCCTACGTGTGCGACCGCTGTGCCAAGCGCTTCACCCGCCGCTCGGACCTGGTCACCCACCAGGGCACCCACACGGGCGCCAAGCCCCACAAGTGCCCCATCTGCAGCAAGTGCTTCACGCAGAGCTCGGCCCTGGTCACCCACCAGCGCACCCACACCGGGGTCAAGCCCTACCCGTGCCCCGAGTGCGGCAAGTGCTTCAGCCAGCGCTCCAACCTCATTGCCCACAACCGCACGCACACAGGCGAGAAGCCCTACCACTGCCTCGACTGCGGCAAGAGCTTCAGCCACAGCTCGCACCTCACTGCCCACCAGCGCACCCACCGTGGCGTCCGGCCCTACTCCTGCCCCCTCTGCGGCAAGAGCTTCAGCCGGCGCTCCAACCTGCACCGGCACGAGAAGATCCACACCACTGGGCCTAAG CCTCACAGCTGCGGCCAGTGCGGCAAGCGTTTCCGCTGGGGCTCCGACCTAGCGCGCCACCAGCGCACGCACACGGGCGAGAAGCCGCACAAGTGCCAGGAGTGCGAGAAGAGCTTCCGCAGCTCCTCGGACCTCGTGCGCCACCAGGGCGTGCACACGGGCCAGAAGCCTTTCTCCTGCTCCGAGTGCGGCAAGAGCTTCAGCCGCAGCGCCTACCTGGCCGACCACCAGCGCATCCACACCGGCGAGAAGCCCTTCGGCTGCAGCGACTGCGGCAAGAGCTTCTCGCTGCGCTCCTACCTGCTGGACCACCGGCGCGTGCACACGGGCGAGCGGCCCTTCGGCTGCGGCGAGTGCGACAAGAGCTTCAAGCAGCGCGCCCACCTCATTGCCCACCAGAGCCTGCACGCCAAGATGGCCCAGCCCGTGGG GGGAAGTACAGCACACAGGGTCCAAAGGTGGCCCTGA
- the LOC106825988 gene encoding transcriptional repressor RHIT-like isoform X3 has product MGNGIWEGLPVVPNPSLHPAPRARAGCGDSLPRGGDPTTRGLREKMSADGRGIRATQDKKKAQELPGPRHLCQEMLSEAEEVVPLGATRESPHIKMEPEEQHPEVVLQEDGTQGARGSVPLSLGSKEKALFLPGGALPSPQIPVLSREGRTRDRQMAAALLTAWSQMPVTFEDVALYLSREEWGRLDHTQQSFYRDVLQKRNGLSLGFPFGRPVWASQVQGKGEASSSCRQTDEEEKRGAIEVGKEEPAPSLAALRDVKALRTRAGRAQGDILQCRRQAANSQSPGPAKNDGQPGPPEERQPKPAPPDTSLLKAQKGHLPEKPKEGETGAPENSEESLPADGDTSKKTYKCEQCGKGFSWHSHLVTHRRTHTGEKPYACTDCGKRFGRSSHLIQHQIIHTGEKPYTCPSCWKSFSHHSTLIQHQRIHTGEKPYVCDRCAKRFTRRSDLVTHQGTHTGAKPHKCPICSKCFTQSSALVTHQRTHTGVKPYPCPECGKCFSQRSNLIAHNRTHTGEKPYHCLDCGKSFSHSSHLTAHQRTHRGVRPYSCPLCGKSFSRRSNLHRHEKIHTTGPKALAMLMLGAAGALAAPSPAPT; this is encoded by the exons ATGGGGAACGGGATCTGGGAGGGACTTCCTGTTGTCCCTAATCCCAGTCTCCACCCGGCTCCCCGCGCCCGTGCAGGCTGTGGAGACTCCCTTCCCCGGGGAGGGGACCCCACTACCCGAG GTCTGAGAGAGAAAATGTCTGCAGATGGCAGAGGCATCCGGGCTACCCAGGACAAGAAGAAGGCCCAAGAG CTTCCAGGTCCTAGGCATCTTTGTCAAGAAATGCTTTCTGAGGCAGAGGAGGTGGTGCCTTTGGGAGCCACTCGAGAGTCACCCCACATCAAGATGGAGCCAGAAGAGCAGCACCCCGAGGTGGTGTTGCAGGAGGACGGGACTCAAGGAGCTCGGGGCTCGGTGCCCCTAAGCCTAGGCTCTAAGGAGAAAGCTCTTTTCCTGCCTGGCGGAG ccctcccctccccccagatcCCTGTGCTTTCCCGTGAGGGGAGGACCAGAGACCGGCAGATGGCTGCGGCGCTCCTCACCGCCTGGTCCCAG ATGCCAGTGACCTTTGAGGATGTGGCTCTGTACCTCTCCCGGGAGGAGTGGGGGCGGCTGGACCACACGCAGCAGAGCTTCTACAGGGATGTCCTGCAGAAGAGGAACGGGCTGTCCTTGG GGTTTCCCTTCGGCAGACCTGTCTGGGCCTCCCAAGTGCAGGGCAAGGGCGAGGCCTCGAGCTCGTGCCGGCAGACagatgaggaggagaagagag GAGCCattgaggtggggaaggaggagccagCTCCATCCCTGGCAGCCCTCAGGGATGTGAAGGCCCTCAGGACCAGGGCAGGGAGAGCCCAGGGAGACATCCTTCAGTGCAGGCGGCAAGCAGCTAACAGCCAGAGCCCAGGGCCAGCCAAAAATGACGGGCAGCCAGGCCCCCCAGAGGAGAGACAGCCAAAACCAGCCCCACCTGACACCAGCCTCCTGAAGGCCCAGAAGGGCCACCTCCCAGAGAAACCCAAAGAAGGGGAGACAGGTGCCCCCGAGAACAGCGAGGAGAGCCTGCCCGCCGATGGCGACACCAGCAAGAAGACCTACAAGTGTGAGCAATGTGGCAAGGGCTTCAGCTGGCACTCGCACCTGGTGACGCACCGGCGCACGCACACGGGCGAGAAGCCCTACGCCTGCACGGACTGCGGCAAGCGCTTCGGCCGCAGCTCGCACCTCATCCAGCACCAGATCATCCACACGGGTGAGAAGCCCTACACCTGCCCCTCCTGCTGGAAGAGCTTCAGCCACCACTCGACACTGATCCAGCACCAGCGCATCCACACAGGCGAGAAGCCCTACGTGTGCGACCGCTGTGCCAAGCGCTTCACCCGCCGCTCGGACCTGGTCACCCACCAGGGCACCCACACGGGCGCCAAGCCCCACAAGTGCCCCATCTGCAGCAAGTGCTTCACGCAGAGCTCGGCCCTGGTCACCCACCAGCGCACCCACACCGGGGTCAAGCCCTACCCGTGCCCCGAGTGCGGCAAGTGCTTCAGCCAGCGCTCCAACCTCATTGCCCACAACCGCACGCACACAGGCGAGAAGCCCTACCACTGCCTCGACTGCGGCAAGAGCTTCAGCCACAGCTCGCACCTCACTGCCCACCAGCGCACCCACCGTGGCGTCCGGCCCTACTCCTGCCCCCTCTGCGGCAAGAGCTTCAGCCGGCGCTCCAACCTGCACCGGCACGAGAAGATCCACACCACTGGGCCTAAGGCCCTGGCCATGCTGATGCTGGGGGCTGCGGGTGCTCTGGCGGCCCCCTCACCTGCTCCCACctag
- the LOC106825988 gene encoding transcriptional repressor RHIT-like isoform X1 yields MGNGIWEGLPVVPNPSLHPAPRARAGCGDSLPRGGDPTTRGLREKMSADGRGIRATQDKKKAQELPGPRHLCQEMLSEAEEVVPLGATRESPHIKMEPEEQHPEVVLQEDGTQGARGSVPLSLGSKEKALFLPGGALPSPQIPVLSREGRTRDRQMAAALLTAWSQKSHPCVAVPPHHQTRGQASLRAMPVTFEDVALYLSREEWGRLDHTQQSFYRDVLQKRNGLSLGFPFGRPVWASQVQGKGEASSSCRQTDEEEKRGAIEVGKEEPAPSLAALRDVKALRTRAGRAQGDILQCRRQAANSQSPGPAKNDGQPGPPEERQPKPAPPDTSLLKAQKGHLPEKPKEGETGAPENSEESLPADGDTSKKTYKCEQCGKGFSWHSHLVTHRRTHTGEKPYACTDCGKRFGRSSHLIQHQIIHTGEKPYTCPSCWKSFSHHSTLIQHQRIHTGEKPYVCDRCAKRFTRRSDLVTHQGTHTGAKPHKCPICSKCFTQSSALVTHQRTHTGVKPYPCPECGKCFSQRSNLIAHNRTHTGEKPYHCLDCGKSFSHSSHLTAHQRTHRGVRPYSCPLCGKSFSRRSNLHRHEKIHTTGPKALAMLMLGAAGALAAPSPAPT; encoded by the exons ATGGGGAACGGGATCTGGGAGGGACTTCCTGTTGTCCCTAATCCCAGTCTCCACCCGGCTCCCCGCGCCCGTGCAGGCTGTGGAGACTCCCTTCCCCGGGGAGGGGACCCCACTACCCGAG GTCTGAGAGAGAAAATGTCTGCAGATGGCAGAGGCATCCGGGCTACCCAGGACAAGAAGAAGGCCCAAGAG CTTCCAGGTCCTAGGCATCTTTGTCAAGAAATGCTTTCTGAGGCAGAGGAGGTGGTGCCTTTGGGAGCCACTCGAGAGTCACCCCACATCAAGATGGAGCCAGAAGAGCAGCACCCCGAGGTGGTGTTGCAGGAGGACGGGACTCAAGGAGCTCGGGGCTCGGTGCCCCTAAGCCTAGGCTCTAAGGAGAAAGCTCTTTTCCTGCCTGGCGGAG ccctcccctccccccagatcCCTGTGCTTTCCCGTGAGGGGAGGACCAGAGACCGGCAGATGGCTGCGGCGCTCCTCACCGCCTGGTCCCAG AAAAGCCATCCTTGTGTGGCTGTCCCGCCTCACCATCAGACCCGAGGGCAGGCATCACTCAGGGCG ATGCCAGTGACCTTTGAGGATGTGGCTCTGTACCTCTCCCGGGAGGAGTGGGGGCGGCTGGACCACACGCAGCAGAGCTTCTACAGGGATGTCCTGCAGAAGAGGAACGGGCTGTCCTTGG GGTTTCCCTTCGGCAGACCTGTCTGGGCCTCCCAAGTGCAGGGCAAGGGCGAGGCCTCGAGCTCGTGCCGGCAGACagatgaggaggagaagagag GAGCCattgaggtggggaaggaggagccagCTCCATCCCTGGCAGCCCTCAGGGATGTGAAGGCCCTCAGGACCAGGGCAGGGAGAGCCCAGGGAGACATCCTTCAGTGCAGGCGGCAAGCAGCTAACAGCCAGAGCCCAGGGCCAGCCAAAAATGACGGGCAGCCAGGCCCCCCAGAGGAGAGACAGCCAAAACCAGCCCCACCTGACACCAGCCTCCTGAAGGCCCAGAAGGGCCACCTCCCAGAGAAACCCAAAGAAGGGGAGACAGGTGCCCCCGAGAACAGCGAGGAGAGCCTGCCCGCCGATGGCGACACCAGCAAGAAGACCTACAAGTGTGAGCAATGTGGCAAGGGCTTCAGCTGGCACTCGCACCTGGTGACGCACCGGCGCACGCACACGGGCGAGAAGCCCTACGCCTGCACGGACTGCGGCAAGCGCTTCGGCCGCAGCTCGCACCTCATCCAGCACCAGATCATCCACACGGGTGAGAAGCCCTACACCTGCCCCTCCTGCTGGAAGAGCTTCAGCCACCACTCGACACTGATCCAGCACCAGCGCATCCACACAGGCGAGAAGCCCTACGTGTGCGACCGCTGTGCCAAGCGCTTCACCCGCCGCTCGGACCTGGTCACCCACCAGGGCACCCACACGGGCGCCAAGCCCCACAAGTGCCCCATCTGCAGCAAGTGCTTCACGCAGAGCTCGGCCCTGGTCACCCACCAGCGCACCCACACCGGGGTCAAGCCCTACCCGTGCCCCGAGTGCGGCAAGTGCTTCAGCCAGCGCTCCAACCTCATTGCCCACAACCGCACGCACACAGGCGAGAAGCCCTACCACTGCCTCGACTGCGGCAAGAGCTTCAGCCACAGCTCGCACCTCACTGCCCACCAGCGCACCCACCGTGGCGTCCGGCCCTACTCCTGCCCCCTCTGCGGCAAGAGCTTCAGCCGGCGCTCCAACCTGCACCGGCACGAGAAGATCCACACCACTGGGCCTAAGGCCCTGGCCATGCTGATGCTGGGGGCTGCGGGTGCTCTGGCGGCCCCCTCACCTGCTCCCACctag
- the LOC106825988 gene encoding zinc finger protein 213-like isoform X6, with protein MAATPEPRDQTPGEGEGLLIVKVEDSSWEQDSAQQEDSRDSETCRQRFRQFCYGDAGGPHEAFSQLWELCCRWLRPELHTKEQILELLVLEQFLSVLPGGVQGWVRERCPGSGEEAVALVEDLQKQPVKAWPQDVPSEEVEPEATVHGSQAKGPPPKVGAQRQPPVPWEQHSHGAQFPALLKEGSARETTDTCFASGVPGPVTFGDIPFYFSREEWGSLDPAQRDLFWDIKRENTRNIALGLGLKSHSEHSRPEEALPGQAGGDVTVSWSPAEAEVWESEARPGATLGRAVGARRGRPPTRRRQFRDLAAEKPHSCGQCGKRFRWGSDLARHQRTHTGEKPHKCQECEKSFRSSSDLVRHQGVHTGQKPFSCSECGKSFSRSAYLADHQRIHTGEKPFGCSDCGKSFSLRSYLLDHRRVHTGERPFGCGECDKSFKQRAHLIAHQSLHAKMAQPVG; from the exons ATGGCAGCCACCCCAGAGCCTCGAGACCAGAcccctggggagggagaagggcttcTGATCGTCAAGGTGGAAGATTCCTCCTGGGAGCAGGACTCTGCCCAGCAAGAGGACAGCAGGGATTCCGAGACCTGCCGCCAACGCTTTCGGCAGTTCTGCTATGGGGATGCAGGTGGGCCCCATGAGGCCTTCAGCCAGCTTTGGGAGCTCTGCTGCCGCTGGCTGCGGCCCGAGCTGCACACCAAGGAGCAGATCCTGGAGCTGCTGGTGCTGGAACAGTTCCTGAGTGTGCTGCCTGGGGGCGTCCAGGGCTGGGTGCGTGAGCGATGCCCGGGGAGTGGTGAGGAAGCCGTCGCCCTGGTGGAGGACCTGCAGAAGCAGCCAGTGAAAGCTTGGCCGCAG GATGtgccctcagaggaggtggaacccGAGGCTACAGTCCATGGATCCCAGGCCAAGGGGCCTCCCCCAAAGGTGGGGGCACAACGCCAGCCGCCTGTACCCTGGGAGCAGCACAGCCATGGTG CCCAGTTTCCTGCTCTGCTTAAAGAGGGGAGTGCCAGAGAGACGACAGacacctgctttgcctctggggtCCCT GGACCTGTGACATTTGGAGACATTCCCTTCTATTTCTCCCGGGAAGAATGGGGGTCCCTAGATCCTGCTCAGAGAGATCTCTTCTGGGACATAAAGCGGGAGAACACCCGGAACATTGCTCTGG GTTTGGGGCTCAAGAGCCACAGTGAGCATTCCCGGCCAGAGGAGGCGCTCCCGGGTCAGGCCGGCGGCGACGTGACTGTGTCCTGGAGCCCTGCGGAGGCTGAGGTCTGGGAGAGCGAGGCCCGGCCAGGGGCGACCCTGGGGCGGGCAGTAGGGGCGCGGCGAGGACGGCCGCCCACGCGCCGGCGGCAGTTCCGGGACCTGGCGGCCGAGAAGCCTCACAGCTGCGGCCAGTGCGGCAAGCGTTTCCGCTGGGGCTCCGACCTAGCGCGCCACCAGCGCACGCACACGGGCGAGAAGCCGCACAAGTGCCAGGAGTGCGAGAAGAGCTTCCGCAGCTCCTCGGACCTCGTGCGCCACCAGGGCGTGCACACGGGCCAGAAGCCTTTCTCCTGCTCCGAGTGCGGCAAGAGCTTCAGCCGCAGCGCCTACCTGGCCGACCACCAGCGCATCCACACCGGCGAGAAGCCCTTCGGCTGCAGCGACTGCGGCAAGAGCTTCTCGCTGCGCTCCTACCTGCTGGACCACCGGCGCGTGCACACGGGCGAGCGGCCCTTCGGCTGCGGCGAGTGCGACAAGAGCTTCAAGCAGCGCGCCCACCTCATTGCCCACCAGAGCCTGCACGCCAAGATGGCCCAGCCCGTGGGGTGA